The Diceros bicornis minor isolate mBicDic1 chromosome 19, mDicBic1.mat.cur, whole genome shotgun sequence genome contains the following window.
CCAGTCATCATAATAATGGTGCTTATGATGGTCCAGCGTGTTGAAGGATTCCTATGTGCAcctgaggtggtgatgctgggcCTCCCATCACCTGGTGACATTCTGCTATGACCTCTCCCAGGTCTCCTgacacccctccccaggccccagctccagggaggggaggaggggcagggcgaGGAGGCCCCCACTCACCCTGGCACTCCCGTGTGCTCTGCTGGGCTGTGGTGCCTGGTGGGCAGGTGGGCAGACACTTCCCCTTGTACAGGTAGAACCGCCTCTTGCACTGGATGCAGAAGTCCTGGCTGAAGCAGCTCTCACAGGTGGCCCCACATTCTGTAACAGAGCCAGGGCCACCCCTGGTGAGGGTGACTGCCCAGGGAGGGGCGGGAGGGCCTCTGAGCAGCCCCAAGCTCTGTAGCACTGGGATCAGGACTCAGTGTCCCCTCTGAAGCccagacttgcccaaggtcagactGGGCTGCGTTCTAGGAGAACTCCCTTTCTCATTGAACTGAGGCTCAGCAGGGGCAGGTGACATGTCCAAGGTAACATGGACATACCTGAATTTAACATATTTGAATTTAAAGGTCAAGATTCCCTTTCTCATTGGAGctgtggctcagagagggcaagtggCTTGTCTGAAGTCATACAGCAATCTGGGCGGGGAGTGAGGACTCTGCTCCATTTCCATCAAGGCTCAGAGACGATCATGATTTGTCCCAGGTCATGGCGAAAATTAGAGTTAGGAGTTAGGACTCTTTTTCCCATTTGAGCTAGGCCCAGGGAGGGTGAGTAACAAGCCCAAGGCTACATAGCAAACTAGGGAAGAGGTGAAGATTCCCTGCCCCATTAGTGCTGAGACCAGAGAGGGCACTGACTTGCCTAGGGTTTCAGAGCCAGCTTGAAGTCAAGCAAGTATCTCCGAGTCTGGGCTCAGGCGTACGCCTGCTTCCCTGTGGCTGTCTTGGGGTGAGAGGCGGGATGTGGGCCACAGGCACCCAGGAGAGCAACACAAGCGCAGGACAAGGGAGGAGCCACGTACTTTTGCACCTGTTGACCTCCTGGCCGCGGATGCCGTAGTAGCCGGGGGGACAGTCGTGCACACACTTGCCGTACTGACGGATACCTTCCCGGCGGATGAACAGGAAGAGCCTCTGCTGGCAGGTGGAGCAGCCATTCTCCTCTGAGCAGATGACACAGCCTGTGCAGTTGCCCCCCGGACCAGT
Protein-coding sequences here:
- the RSPO4 gene encoding R-spondin-4 isoform X1; translation: MRAPLCLLLLVAHAVDMLPLNRRKKQVGTGPGGNCTGCVICSEENGCSTCQQRLFLFIRREGIRQYGKCVHDCPPGYYGIRGQEVNRCKKCGATCESCFSQDFCIQCKRRFYLYKGKCLPTCPPGTTAQQSTRECQEKSPGEKKGRREQRPRKDRKPDRKLPARPRRPQA